TGCACGCGCATCAGCTTTAGTGAGGTTTTTCAATAAAGGTTGAATTACAAAACCTCTTGCTCTTAAATGTTCGGCTGCTCTTCTAGCAAAATTATTGGTAATCCCAACATATTTAAAACCTTTGGCACCTTTAGCAAAGTAAACTACATATTTTGCCGCATTTTTAAGCCCTCCTATTAAAGGGGATACTTCGAATTCCATGGGATCTACCTTGGCAGAAAGAAGAAATCCATCTGGCAATACTTCCAGGGAACTAGAAAATAAGTCATCCATCTCTAGATAATCTCCAACTTCATAGTTTTTTCCTTTTTGTTCTTTTCCTATAACATTCTCAGCGGTTCTTTCATTAAGATATATATTATCATCCCCATCATCTTTAGCATCAATTATTTGCCCTGTTTCATCAACGACTATTGATGCATCAGATAAAACCGAACGAAAATCACTAAACTTTTCGTTGAAATGCTCGTCGTTTGCTTCATGAATCTCATCAGTATCGGCCCAAGGAAACCGCCAAGATCGCATCCCGTCAGGATCAATATAATAGATAGGATTGTTAAAGGCATAGTTATATGGACTGTGCCGACGCATTTCCTCTGCCAAGGGGTCTATGCTCATCCATCGGCCCAATTCGGGATCGTAACTACGGGCGCCAAAGTCATAACTATCCCAATCCCAATTGTCTTCATATTGTTTATCCCCAAATTTCCATTGTTGCCCCACACTATTTCCCAAAGCAGTTACACCATCATTATATCCCTTATGCTTTAGACCAAAGGGGTAGTAGTTGTTTTCCTCAATAATTTCGGTGACATTGGGGTCCGTACTTACGGTGATACTTCCATCCCCATTGGCATCGGAATAGCTGAGGCGGACATTTTCCAGATGATCGGTATACTGATACACATAGTCGTACCCTTCCGCTCCGTTGGGGGTCACATACCCTTCAGATATAGGGAAAAAGGAAAGTGCCCCATCGGTATACACAAACCCATTGGAATACTCTGTGACTGCACCATTGCTCACTTCCTTTTTGAGTCGATTTCCGGAGGCATCATAGGTATAGTTGATTCGTTGCGAACTGCTATGGTTAAATTTGATTTCCTTGGGTAAATCCAGATGATTGTACGTTATTCCGTTATGAGAACCGGTACCTATAGCCTTGTTCAGATCCCGAATAAGATTGCCGTTGGGATCATAATGGAATTCGTTAGCTTGATCGACCCCATCCGTAAACCCATACGTATCGTTTCCGTTATCCAGCACTTTGATTAATTTGTTCGATGAACTACTGTAACCAAAAACCAATCTGTCCATATCTGTAAAAATGGAACCGCTGTTTTGCCACCCATTTCTGTCCAACTTGATTAAGTTACCATTCTTGTCATAATCAAGATTGGAAACTGAATACCTTCCATTGGTAAAAGTTGCACTCTTTATTCTATCCAATGCATCATAGCTATAGGCATACCACCGTAAGGTGTTGTCATTTTTTGATTTCCACGCTACCTCGGCAATATTGCCATTGAATCTTGGTGATGCACCATGGTCCACTTCATTGTAGTTTACTTTAAACCCAAAAAGGTCATTCCCTAGATTACCGGGATCATTAAGCTGTCTAAGCCATCCCCTTATGTTGTATTTGTAATCATAAGTTTGCAATGGACTGGCAGCGGTATGGCCCACTTTTTTTGCCCGTAGGTTTCCCAACGCATCATAAGAATTTTCGGCGATGAGTTCCGAACTGGCGACACTTGAAATCTTGGCTGAAAAACTAATGGTGGCCGTAGCTTTAAAATGAAAACCAGAGGCCAATGTTATGCTATTGGATGCAAGTTCGGTAACACTGCTGGTAATGACCGTATCGTAAATTGGGTTGGTAGGCAAACTGGGGTCCACCGTTCCACATTCGGAAATGCCATCCCTGCCTATGCATTGTTTATGCGAAAGCAACCTGTCCCATTCGTCATAGGTGAATTTATCAATGATTACAATCTCTTCTGCGCTTCCTTTTTGATGTCGATGTTTGGTCTGTTGTATATTTCCTGTGAAGTCCAAAAGGTGTTCCACTCTGTCCGTTGTATTTAAAAAGGGATTTTTGGCGGCCGAAAAGATTTCCCTTCCTTTTTCGTCATATCCCAGCACATTTGTGATCCATTCATTGCCATCCAACACCCTTGTCTTTGTAACTGTAGGTAAACCCTGTATTTCTGACGTTATTGTTTGGTTGAAAACGGAAGAGGGTATGCCCAACCCATCCATATCCACATAGGCGTCATAATATGTAATGGAGTGCAATTCGCCTATGCTGGTTGTGGGAAATGCGTTATTGGTATAGTACAGGGACGTGTTATCAATGATAATGGTATTGTCTTGTTTTTCTTCCCAAAGGACGGTATGATTGTCCACCACAGTTTGAAGACTCCCCCGATTTGAATCGCTGTCAAAAAAACCCGTGTACAGTATTCTCCCCAAAACATCGTATTTCGTGAACAACCATAGCTCCCGTAGGGCCAAGTTTGCATCCTGTGTAAGAACCGGTTGGTCCAGTTTGTTGTACACTATGGATTCCCAACCCCTTCCAGGCAATTTCTTTTCAATTAATCGGTTTCGCTTATCGTATTTGTATTGGTAACACAATTCGTTCAATTCGGTAGTGGAAACGCCATCGGCAATATTCACTTTTGGGGTCACAACAAATGTCAAATTATCATAATCGTCATATATATAATAGGTGTCATGGGGGATTTCGTTCTCGTAGTTCCGTTTTAATACCAACATCCCCTGTTTGTCCATAAATTCCTCTCTGGTCCGGTCCTTTAAGGTTCCGGAATGATCTTCGTTACGGTATACATTTTTAATCAAAGTATTTACCGCATAGTATGAAGAACCACTGGCAACTAATTGGGGTTGCTCTGTATTTTCTCCCGTGAAACTTACGTCGAACAATCGTACTTCCTGGGCATCATTTAGGAGGTATTCAAACTCCTGTTCATTTCCACTTCCCATCCGCCAATCCCGTCCGGGTGCCGATATTTTCTCTACCCGGTTTAACGGGGATTTACCATATCTTTTATCGCTAAAATTGGGATAGGAATAGTCATAGTCTGAATTCGAATAAAAATCGTCGCAAAAACTGCTATGGGCTCCGGCGGATTTCATACCGTTACTTGTCGAACTAATACAGGGTAAAGGCTCTAGGGATAGCCTTCCAATTTTGTCGAATTCGGTGTAATTGACAATGTCCTGCTGCTGTCCACCAGCCCTAACATCGATGCGTTGTTCCGGCCTTCCCATACCGTCAAAATAAGTGACCGTAATGTTCTTTTCACCAGCACCTACGGTACCTTGTTGCCCTGGTTGTACTTCCTTTTTGTAATGTGTGGTTTTTATATAGTTTTCCGTGCTCGTTTGACTCCAAGCCATTGAAGAAATTAGTAGCGCAAAAACCAAAATTTGAAGATGTTTCATGCTTTCCAGTTTACTAGCTTAGTTTTTATAATGGTATTCGTTTTCCGATACAATATTCCCCTCACTATCCTTTATACTTTCCAGACGATTAAAAGCGTCATATTGATAATACACGGTATAGCCTCGAGTATCGGTCATGCTGGTCAATCCCACCAACGGATCGTAGGTATAGGTCATAAGTTTTACTTCCTTACCCGAACTTTCCAGGCTTTGTCTTAATTTGGTCAACCAACTTCTCAAGGTGTTTTCAGAACTGGCGCTCACATCCAAATCCGCATAGTCCGATAGGTCCTGTAGCGTTTTCCCATCGGTGGCCATATACCTATTGTTGATCTCATCATAGGTCATTTCCCCTTCAATTTGGGCAATCGGATATTGCAATTCGTAACCATAGACATATACTACATAAGAACCATTCGATTTTGAGGCTTGTAAAAGGTTGCCCAGATTGTCATATTTACCGAGCACTACACGTTCTTCTAATGCATTTATTCCTTTGGCGTCCTTAACGAACTCCGGTAACATCATGCCATTATCGGGGTTTTTAAACAAAGTCCGTTGTGAGTGGATTCGTACCCCATCTTTTAGCCGATCGGTCTGGACCACTGTACCTCTTTGATGGCGGTTGTCCTTGTTCAGTTGGGCGATATTCAAGCGATCGGTTGTGGTAATTGTTTCTCCCGGCAAGCTGGAGTTCGAGATTACATCGTCCGGATAATAGTACTCCTCCCTAAGCACATCACTTTTACTATCCACGGTCTCCTTGGCGGTTAGCTGATGATGTTTTGTACTGTTATGTTCATATGTATACACCGTTGATAAGCTTTTTGGGGTTCCGGAACTATAATCATACTGCGTTTTTGTCTGGGTGTGCAATACATTCCATCCCGCCAAATGATAGTAACTTCCGATACGACCTCGATACCCGCCTCCAGAGTGCAGCGCAGGAATTTTTTGGTACTCCTTTATCTCGTAATTATTCTCCTCGGCGAGTTCTAAATTTCCTTGTGAATCATAAATCTCTTTCCGCAACAATTTGCCTCGGTTCCAATCATAATTGGGATTGGGAGGGAAAGGATGGTAGGATGACCGTTCCGTAGCCATATTGATGTCAAATGCCTCATAATCGGTGATGGTGTTCTTATAGATATATTCCCCGTTCGTACTGGACCAATCCTCTTGCAATACGCCAAAAGAGGCCGGTACGTCATAAAAATATTTGGTATAGCCCAACCATCGATATGGTGGACTAAAATCATCCTCTCCGCTATAAAAAACTTCTTCGACTTCTTCATAGCCAACAAACGACCCATGGGTCATAGCCAACTCATTTTGGGGGAGAGAAAAAAAAGTACTCCGATAATAATCTTGGCTACCCGTAAGTGCGTGTTCGGCAAATTGCGGAAGTGCCATAATTCGCCCCGAGTCCGTCCCATTTTCATGCTTATATTTAAAACGGCGTATATAAATTCGATCATCGCCATCCACCCGCATATGCGGATCTGTTTGGATGTATTCTATTCTTAACCCACCCGCTTTCTCACTTTTACCTTCCAAATAAAAAGTGTTCAGTTCGTTGACAATTGTGACATCAACCCCGGTAGGGTAGGTAATGCCCGTTAAGGATTCTGCTTTGGTACCCCCCAAACTAGGGCTACGATCGACTGCCGTAGCTATGACCCCATCCCCGTCTGCATGGTCAAAAATCCATTCGCTGCCCGAATATGTGGTTCTAGGGTATATGGAATATCTTGACAAACGGGTGGACGAGACCGGATCGGTACCATAATACCATAGTTTGGTCAAGCCATATCCATCTACGGTATTGGGCTTGTAGTAGCCCCAATAATCAGTTTGGTTGGACATTTTATTGGGCAAGGACGCATTATAGTAATGAAACTGATGGGTGAGTGGCTGAACACCGGATACTCCTTGATTCTGGATTAAGGAATTCAACCGTAGTCTTTTGTACAACGGCTTGTCAATAGTCGGTAAGGAACCGCTATAATCAGTGGCCAAATTGTACGTGGTGTTAAAAGTCCACTTCGTGATTAAATCGTTGGTATGGGATTTTACCTCTATGCGGTCCAATCGTCTGGAATTTGAGGAATTTAAGACCGGATAACTACTCGAAAAACCCGAAAGAATATCCTCCCTAACGCTACCAGCCAGAAAAACCACTTCCCCACCCTTCCAACTAATTCTGGATAACCGTTTACCATGGATTTGGCTAGCGGAATGGTCAACACTGGATATAACAGGGAAGAAAAAGCTATTCTCTTCATCATAATCAAAGTCCGGAAGGGATTCTTCATATCCCGTTTGTTGGATGTTGGGCGGACTCTTTGTAATCATGTCCTCGTCAACATAGGTAAAAACAATTTCCTCCAAGCTATTGAGATTGACAATCTTGGAGAGTTTCCATGTGGAATTATGGGGATTTCCCAAATACGTGTTGAAGT
The sequence above is a segment of the Muricauda sp. SCSIO 64092 genome. Coding sequences within it:
- a CDS encoding RHS repeat domain-containing protein — its product is MKKTFILLLFMGMGLIPFEVPGQADDDISDSYRTMVYKNTVAPNTAELQKYVDVPVKPYTGVAEIAIPLYTISYAGMEVPIALNYHPSGIKVSEEASWVGLGWSLAAGGSISRKVVGLPDDLKKTLSFHDSGIVYYGRAHEDVGHLFSPNRINAMISYLNGNSSDQSCSQHYNSVCSNLIARTKQGRRDASPDIFYYNFGGYTGKFVFEEEGKIINLTVSDLTIIPRHGSDKKIIGFDVLTPEGIKYIFESAELTKTYTTGDAGGWLQDGQYNVFSPTYSPGNGYAKSNWDPNSGNRTYISTADFNTYLGNPHNSTWKLSKIVNLNSLEEIVFTYVDEDMITKSPPNIQQTGYEESLPDFDYDEENSFFFPVISSVDHSASQIHGKRLSRISWKGGEVVFLAGSVREDILSGFSSSYPVLNSSNSRRLDRIEVKSHTNDLITKWTFNTTYNLATDYSGSLPTIDKPLYKRLRLNSLIQNQGVSGVQPLTHQFHYYNASLPNKMSNQTDYWGYYKPNTVDGYGLTKLWYYGTDPVSSTRLSRYSIYPRTTYSGSEWIFDHADGDGVIATAVDRSPSLGGTKAESLTGITYPTGVDVTIVNELNTFYLEGKSEKAGGLRIEYIQTDPHMRVDGDDRIYIRRFKYKHENGTDSGRIMALPQFAEHALTGSQDYYRSTFFSLPQNELAMTHGSFVGYEEVEEVFYSGEDDFSPPYRWLGYTKYFYDVPASFGVLQEDWSSTNGEYIYKNTITDYEAFDINMATERSSYHPFPPNPNYDWNRGKLLRKEIYDSQGNLELAEENNYEIKEYQKIPALHSGGGYRGRIGSYYHLAGWNVLHTQTKTQYDYSSGTPKSLSTVYTYEHNSTKHHQLTAKETVDSKSDVLREEYYYPDDVISNSSLPGETITTTDRLNIAQLNKDNRHQRGTVVQTDRLKDGVRIHSQRTLFKNPDNGMMLPEFVKDAKGINALEERVVLGKYDNLGNLLQASKSNGSYVVYVYGYELQYPIAQIEGEMTYDEINNRYMATDGKTLQDLSDYADLDVSASSENTLRSWLTKLRQSLESSGKEVKLMTYTYDPLVGLTSMTDTRGYTVYYQYDAFNRLESIKDSEGNIVSENEYHYKN
- a CDS encoding DUF6443 domain-containing protein yields the protein MKHLQILVFALLISSMAWSQTSTENYIKTTHYKKEVQPGQQGTVGAGEKNITVTYFDGMGRPEQRIDVRAGGQQQDIVNYTEFDKIGRLSLEPLPCISSTSNGMKSAGAHSSFCDDFYSNSDYDYSYPNFSDKRYGKSPLNRVEKISAPGRDWRMGSGNEQEFEYLLNDAQEVRLFDVSFTGENTEQPQLVASGSSYYAVNTLIKNVYRNEDHSGTLKDRTREEFMDKQGMLVLKRNYENEIPHDTYYIYDDYDNLTFVVTPKVNIADGVSTTELNELCYQYKYDKRNRLIEKKLPGRGWESIVYNKLDQPVLTQDANLALRELWLFTKYDVLGRILYTGFFDSDSNRGSLQTVVDNHTVLWEEKQDNTIIIDNTSLYYTNNAFPTTSIGELHSITYYDAYVDMDGLGIPSSVFNQTITSEIQGLPTVTKTRVLDGNEWITNVLGYDEKGREIFSAAKNPFLNTTDRVEHLLDFTGNIQQTKHRHQKGSAEEIVIIDKFTYDEWDRLLSHKQCIGRDGISECGTVDPSLPTNPIYDTVITSSVTELASNSITLASGFHFKATATISFSAKISSVASSELIAENSYDALGNLRAKKVGHTAASPLQTYDYKYNIRGWLRQLNDPGNLGNDLFGFKVNYNEVDHGASPRFNGNIAEVAWKSKNDNTLRWYAYSYDALDRIKSATFTNGRYSVSNLDYDKNGNLIKLDRNGWQNSGSIFTDMDRLVFGYSSSSNKLIKVLDNGNDTYGFTDGVDQANEFHYDPNGNLIRDLNKAIGTGSHNGITYNHLDLPKEIKFNHSSSQRINYTYDASGNRLKKEVSNGAVTEYSNGFVYTDGALSFFPISEGYVTPNGAEGYDYVYQYTDHLENVRLSYSDANGDGSITVSTDPNVTEIIEENNYYPFGLKHKGYNDGVTALGNSVGQQWKFGDKQYEDNWDWDSYDFGARSYDPELGRWMSIDPLAEEMRRHSPYNYAFNNPIYYIDPDGMRSWRFPWADTDEIHEANDEHFNEKFSDFRSVLSDASIVVDETGQIIDAKDDGDDNIYLNERTAENVIGKEQKGKNYEVGDYLEMDDLFSSSLEVLPDGFLLSAKVDPMEFEVSPLIGGLKNAAKYVVYFAKGAKGFKYVGITNNFARRAAEHLRARGFVIQPLLKNLTKADARAVEQALIEIYKLGGKSGQTGQLLNKINSIAKTNPKYAAALKRGYELLSTIGIK